GGAGTTCACCCACGCGCCGTGGCGCAAGTTCGTGCTGGCCGTGCTGCGCGACGAGGACATCGCCCCGCGCCTGCTGGCAGCGCCCGCCGCCAAGTCGGTGCACCATGCCTACGTGGGCGGCCTTGTGGAGCACATGCTGTCCGTGGTCGGGCTGGCCCTGCGCATCGCCGACCACTACCCGGAATTGGACCGCCAGGCCCTGCTGGCCGGGGCGCTGTTCCACGACATCGGCAAGGTGTGGGAGCTGACCGGCGGCCTTGCCAACGATTATTCCGACGAAGGACGCCTGCTGGGGCACATCCACATCGGGCTGGAACGCATCGAGCCGCACCTGCGCAAGTCCGGCCTCGCGCCGGAACTGGTGACCCATTTCAAGCACCTTATCCTCAGCCACCATGGCGAGTACGAATTCGGCTCTCCCCGGCGGCCCAAGACGGCGGAAGCCATGGCCCTGCACTACGCGGACAACCTGGACGCCAAGATGGCCCAGTTCCGGGGGCTGTTCGCCAACCACGAAGAGGACGCCACCGGCTGGACGCCGTTCCAGCCCACGCTGGGGCGCTTCCTGTACCGTCCGGCCCGCTCGCCCGAGGAGCCCCGCCCGGCGCGCAAGAGCAGCCCGGCCCACAAGGGCGGCGGCAAGGCTGGCGCCGATGGCGCGGACGATGCCGCCAAGGCCGGGCCGCAGAGCGTGCAGGCATCGTTGCTGTAGACCACGGCGGCAGTGTTCTGTCGCTCATCAACAGGCTGTATTTTTTCAGGAATCTGCAATGTTCATCACCTTTGAAGGAATGGAAGGCTCCGGCAAGAGCACGGCCCTGAACCGTGTGCAGCAGGCGCTGCTTGACGCGGGGCACGGGGTGCTGCTGACGCGCGAGCCGGGCGGCAGCCGCCTGGGGCGCACGCTGCGCTCCATCCTGCTGGACCTTTCCAACGACGACATCGTGCCCGAGGCGGAACTGTTCCTGTACCTGGCCGACCGCGCCCAGCACGTGGGGCAGGTGATCCGCCCGGCCCTGGAGGAGGGCGTGGTGGTGCTGTCCGACCGCTACGCCGACTCCACCGTGGTCTACCAGGGCTACGGGCGCGGGCTGGACCCGGAACGGCTGCGCGAACTGAACGACATGGCCGTGGGCGGGCTGTGGCCCGACCTGACCCTGGTGTTCGACCTGCCGCCGGAAGAAGGCCTGCGCCGGGCCATGACCCGCAACCTGCGCGAGGGCACCAGCGTTTCCGAAGGGCGGTTCGAGGCGGAGCACCTTGCCTTTCACGCCCGGGTGCGCGAAGGCTATCTGACGTGGGCCGCGCTGCATCCTGCGCGGTTCCGGGTGGTGGATGCCACCCGCACGCCCGACGAGGTGTTCGAGGACGTCATGCGCGCCGTGCGGTCCGCCTTGTCGGCCCCGGCGCGTCCGTGACGGCGGATTGCTCATGACGGCGGACCGCGCATGACGGCGGGCCACCCGTAACGGCGGGCAAGCCCCGCGAAGGACATTCCCATGCTGGAAGCAAAGAACCGGCTGGGCATCATCTTCTTTCCGGCCTTCGACTGGGCCATCAGCGCCACCCACCCGGAACGCGAGGAACGGCTGCTCTACACGCAGGACCAACTGCGCGAGGAAGGTCTGTTCGACATCGCGGGCATCACCGAATACAAGCCGGAAATCGCCACCCGCGAAGACGTGGAGCGCGTGCATTTCTGCATTCCCGGCGTGGAGAGCGTGTGCACCAAGTCGCACCTCATCTCCGCCGGGGGGGCCATCACCGCCGCCCGGCTGGTGATGGAGAAGGAGGAGGAAAAGGCCTTCGCGCTGGTGCGCCCGCCGGGGCACCACGCCATGAAGGTGGTGCACGGCAACCGGGGGTTCTGCAACATCAACATCGAAGCCGTGATGCTCGAACACATCCGCGAGCACTACGGCCCGTTGCGCGTGGCCATCGTGGACACCGACTGCCACCACGGCGACGGCACGCAGGACATCTACTGGAACGACCGCGACACCCTGTTCATCTCGCTGCATCAGGATGGCCGCACCCTGTACCCCGGCACCGGCTTTCCGCACGAACTGGGCGGCCCCAACGCCATGGGCCGCACCCTGAACATTCCGCTGCCGCCCGGCACGTCGGACAAGGGGTTCCTGCATGTCATCGACAACCTGGTGCTGCCGGTGCTGGAAGACTTCAAGCCGGACCTCGTCATCAATTCCGCCGGGCAGGACAACCACTTTTCCGACCCCATCACCAACATGAACTTCTCGGCGCGGGGTTACGCCATGCTGAACAGGCGGCTGAACCCCGACATCGCCGTGCTGGAAGGCGGCTACGCCATTCAGGGCGCGCTGCCGTACGTCAATCTGGGCATCTGCCTGGCCATGGCCGGGCTGGACTTCGACGGGGTGCGCGAGCCGGAATTCGACCCGGCGGCCATCGCCCAGTCGGACCAGGTGACCGCGTACATCGAGCGGCTGTGCGACGAGATGCTGAAGGTGTGGCGCAAGCCCCCGGCCCTGCCCAAGCAGGGCGAACGCTCCGGCGACTGGTGGGTGCGCACCAAGGACATCTACTACGATACCGATGGCATCAGCGAGAGCCAGGTGGAATCGGTGCTGCTGTGCCCGGACTGCTCGGGCACGGTGAAGATAGAAACCTGGTCCACGGTGAACCCGCTCAGCGTGGGCATCGAGATTCCCATCAGCGCCTGCGACAGGTGCGCGGGCATTGGCCGCCGCCTGCTGGAGGAAGCCCACCTGAAGGGCAACTACCGCTACGTGCAGTGCATTGATAGAAAGGCAAAGCGATACACGCGCTACGGCTTTTAGCCCGGTAGCGCACGAGCAAACGCACATCCTTCGGAGAAATACCATGAGCAAGACCGCCACCCCGCCCGCAAATCCGCCTGCGAATCCTGTGGACACCTTCTGGACCATCCGCCTGGCCACCACCAAGGAAGCCCTTGAAGCCAACAACTTCGAGGTGTCCATGGCCGAAAACCTGGCCGACGCGGCCCGCATCTTTCTGGAAGACATCCTGCCCGCGTCCGGCGCAAAAACCGTGTCCTTCGGCGGTTCCATGAGCATCGGCAAGAGCGGCGTGCCCGAGGCCCTGCGCGCCATGGATGCCATCGAACTGCTGGACACCATGAACTACAAGCTGCCCGCGGCGGAAATGTACGAACTGCGCCGCCAGGCCCTGCTGGTGGACCTGTTCCTGTCCAGCACCAACGCCCTTACCGTGGACGGCAAGCTGGTGAACCTGGACATGATCGGCAACCGCGTGGGCGGCATCAACTTCGGCCCCAGGAAGGTGGTGCTGTTCGTGGGCCGCAACAAGGTGGTGGACAGCGTGGACGACGGCATGCGCCGCATCAAGGAATTCTCCGCGCCCACCAACGCCATCCGCCTGGCCAAGAAGACCCCGTGCACCAAGGTGGCGGAGTGCATGGACTGCAAGAGCCCCGACCGCATCTGTAACGTCTGGACCATCACGGAAAAGGCCTTCCCGGCCAAGCGCATCCACGTGATTCTCATCAACGAGGACACCGGGCTGTAGCCGAACCCCGGGTTGTGCATTCAAGGGGGCGGAAAAACACGCCGCCCCCATTCCCTTGCGCGTCTGTTTCCGGCATGTTGGGGCGACTCACCTCGTCGGATGACCCGGAGCGGCGCAGCCATCGGCAACGGCAGCGCGATGCGCCCCTGGCAGGGCCGACACGGGCCGGACCGGGGCGCGCGGCGTCCCCGGCAGTTGGCGGCCCGCGCACCGCACGCCGCACGCAGGGGGACGGATGTTCCTGAACGAACACCAGAGCAAGAAGCTGTTCGCCGCGGCGGGGATTGCCGTCCCCGCCGGGGATTGTCTGGGGCCGGAAGACGTGGACGCGTATGCGCCGCCGTTTCCCGGCCCCTGGTACGTCAAGGCGCAGGTGCTTACCGGCGGGCGCGGCAAGGCGGGCGGCGTGCTGCGGGCCGATACGCCCGATGCGTTGCGCGCCACCGCGCGGACCATCCTGGGCATGACCATCAAGGGCCACGCCGTGCCCTTCGTGCGGGTGGAACCGGCCACGGACATTCGCAAGGAATGCTACCTGTCGTTCATGCTTTCGCGCCAGCGGCGCGAGATGCTGCTGACCACCAGCCACCGGGGCGGCATGGAGGTGGAGGCCACGGCGGACAGCCGCAAGCCGCTGGTGCAGCGGGTGCCGCTGGACGCGGGCCTGCGCGAACACCACCTGCGGGCGGCGTTCTTCGAACTGGGGGCGGACCCGGCGGGCTGGGCGGGCTTTCGCGACCTTGCCGAGCGCCTTTTCCGGGCAGTACGCGACGATGGCCTGCTGCTGGCGGAAATCAACCCGCTGGTATTCACCGGGGCAGGGCAGTGGGTGGCCCTGGACGGCAAGGTTGAACTGGACGACAACGTGGTGGACCTGCGGGCCGATCTGCAGGGCTACTACACGCCGGAACACCACGGCGCGGAAGAAAACGCCGCGCGCGATGCCGGGCTGAGCTACGTGGGGCTTTCCGGCTGGGTGGGCCTTTTGGTCAACGGCGCGGGCCTTGCCATGGCCACCATGGACCTGCTGAACTTTTCCGGCCTGCCCGCCGCCAACTTCATGGACCTTGGCGGAGCGGCGGACGGCGCGCGCATGCGCCGGGCGCTGGATTTGCTGTTTGCCAATCCGCAGGTGCGGGCGGTGTTCATCAACCTGTTCGGGGGCATCGTGTCCTGCGCCGGGGTGGCCCGCGCGCTCATGGAGGCGCTGGGCACGGAACGCGCCGTGCAACCCATAGTAATGCGTATGGCGGGGCACGAATCGGCGGAGGGCCGCGAACTGCTGCGCGCCTTCGCCCATCCGGACGTGATCATCGCCGACGAGGTGGCCGACGCGCTGGACGCCCTGCGGCGGCTGGATGAGGTGAACCGGGCCCACCGGACAGCGGGCACGGCCCCTGCCGTTCCGCCCGTTGCATACCCCCTTGCCGACGAGGCGTGGCCGCTGCCCCCCGCCGCCCGCAAGGGCTACCGGCGTTCCGGCAGGCGCGGCGTGCCGTGGCTGGGGCCGGATACCCGGGTGCTGGTGCAGGGCATCACCGGCAAGGTGGCCCAGCGCCACGTGCAGCTGATGCAGGAATACGGCACGCGCATCGTGGCCGGGGTAACCCCGTTCAAGGGCGGACAGAGCGTGCTGGGCGTGCCGGTGTACGATTCGGTGCACGAGGCATGCAGGCACCACCGCATCGACGCCTCCATCATTTTCGTGCCCGCGCCCTTCGCGCCCGATGCGGTCATGGAGGCGGCGGCGGAGGAAATCCCGTGGGCGGTGTGCATCACCGAAGGCATTCCGCAGCGGGCCATGCTTTCCGCGCTGAAGAACGTGCCGCCGTCGCCCACGCGGGTCATCGGCCCCAACACGCCGGGCATCATCGTGCCGGGGGCCACCAAGATCGGCATCATGCCGGGCTACGTGTTCACGCCGGGGCCGGTGGCCATCTTCTCGCGCTCGGGCACGCTGACCTACGAGGCGGCGGCACGCCTGTCGGCGGCGGGCATCGGGCAGTCGTTCTGCGCCGGGGTGGGGGGCGATTCGTTCATCGGCAGCGACTTCATCTCGCTGTTCGAGTGCATCCGCGACGACGACGCCACCGAGGCCGTGCTGGTGCTGGGCGAAGTGGGCGGCACGGCGGAAGAGGACCTGGCCCGCTGGGTGACCGCCACCGGCTTCGCCAAGCCGGTGCTGGGCTTCATTGCCGCGCGCACGGCCCCGCCGGGCCGCCGCATGGGCCACGCCGGGGCCATCCTGGACGAGGCCACCGGCGGCGTGGACGGCAAGTTGCAGGCCATGCGCGACGCGGGTTTTGCCGTGTGCCCCGACCTGGCCAGCCTGCCGGAACGGGTGGCCCGCGCGCTGGGCCGGGACGCGGGCTGACCCGCGCCGGATCGGCGGACGTTCCCCACGGGTGCGGCGGCTTCGGCTTGCCGCGCCCCGGCTTTTGGTCTAGGTGCGGTATGCCGTCATCTGGCCGCCCGCGCGGCGGCCTTGCGGCGCGTCATCCGGCATGTCTCCAGCATATCTCCGGCACGTCACCAGTCACGTCACTCGGCACATTGTCCGGCGCATAACCCGGCAGGTCACCGGGACCGCAAGCCTCACGAGGAAGAGCATGAACATCACCGAAGCGCTGCTGCACGCCCTGAAGGAACGCGGCGCGCGCGAGGTCTGGGGCATTCCCGGCGACTTCGCGCTGCCGTATTTCAAGATCATCGAGCAGACCGGCATCCTGCCGCTGGTCACCCTGACGCATGAGCCGGGGCTGGGCTTTGCCGCCGACGCCGCCGCGCGCATCCGCCGGGGGCTCAGCGTGGCCGCCGTCACCTACGGGGCCGGGGCCATCAACATGCTGAACGCCGTGGCCCAGGCCTTTGCCGAAAAGTCGCCGCTGGTGGTCGTTTCCGGCGCGCCGGGCACGGCGGAGAGGGCGCGCGGCCTTCTGCTGCACCATCAGGTGAAGACCGTGGGCTCGCAGTTCCGCATGTACCAGGAAGTCACCTGCGACCAGGGCATTCTGGACGACCCGGCCACCGCCCCCGCCATCATTGAGCGGGTGCTGCGCAACTGCCTTGAGCATTCGCGCCCGGTGTACCTGGAAATTCCGCGCGACATGCCCGCCGTGGCCTGCGGCCCGGTGGCCCCGCACATGCCCACCCCCTGCGATGCAGAGGCCGTGGCCGCCTGCGCGGCGGAAGTGTTGGCCCGGCTGCGCGCCGCCAGCCGTCCGGTACTGATGGTGGGGGTGGAGGTGCGCCGCTACGGCCTTGAGGACCGTGTGGCGGAACTGGCCGACAGGCTGGGCGTGCCCGTGGTCACCAGCTTCATGGGGCGCGGGCTGCTGGCTGGCAAGGCCTGCCTGCAAGGCACCTACATGGGCGTGGCGGGGGATGCCGCCATCACCCAGGCAGTGGAAGGCTCCGACGGCCTGTTGCTGCTGGGGGTGATCATGTCCGACACCAACTTCGGGGTGTCTGCCAGCCACATCGACCGCCGCCGCCTGATGCACGCCGAGGACCGCCAGGTGCGCATGGGCTTCCATACCTATCACGACATCCCGCTGGAAAGTCTGGTGGATGCGCTGCTGGCAGCCCTTCCTGAAGGCGGGCAGGCCTGTGCCGTTCCGGCAGGCCTGGACGGCGATGGGGGGGCGCTGGGCCGCAACGTGGTGTATCGGCGCGGTTTCGTGGCGGACGACGCCCCGGTGACGCCCGACGACATCGCCGTGCTGCTCAACGATTTCTACGATGGCGTGTTGAACGGACCGGCGGTCAGCGCCGAGCCGGATCCGTTCCCGTGGCCCTTTGGCGGGCGCCCCTTGCCGTGGCCGCTGGCCTGCGACATCGGCGACTGCCTGTTCACCGCGCTGTCGGTGCGCCCCGTGCCCATGGTGGGGCCGGGGTACTACGCCAGCATGGGTTTTGGCGTGCCTGCGGGCATGGGCCTGCAGGTGACCACCGGGCAGCGTTCGTTGACACTGGTGGGCGACGGAGCCTTCCAGATGACCGGCATGGAGCTTGGCAACTGCGCGCGTCTCGGCATCGACCCGG
This genomic window from Nitratidesulfovibrio sp. SRB-5 contains:
- the tmk gene encoding dTMP kinase, translated to MFITFEGMEGSGKSTALNRVQQALLDAGHGVLLTREPGGSRLGRTLRSILLDLSNDDIVPEAELFLYLADRAQHVGQVIRPALEEGVVVLSDRYADSTVVYQGYGRGLDPERLRELNDMAVGGLWPDLTLVFDLPPEEGLRRAMTRNLREGTSVSEGRFEAEHLAFHARVREGYLTWAALHPARFRVVDATRTPDEVFEDVMRAVRSALSAPARP
- a CDS encoding histone deacetylase; the protein is MLEAKNRLGIIFFPAFDWAISATHPEREERLLYTQDQLREEGLFDIAGITEYKPEIATREDVERVHFCIPGVESVCTKSHLISAGGAITAARLVMEKEEEKAFALVRPPGHHAMKVVHGNRGFCNINIEAVMLEHIREHYGPLRVAIVDTDCHHGDGTQDIYWNDRDTLFISLHQDGRTLYPGTGFPHELGGPNAMGRTLNIPLPPGTSDKGFLHVIDNLVLPVLEDFKPDLVINSAGQDNHFSDPITNMNFSARGYAMLNRRLNPDIAVLEGGYAIQGALPYVNLGICLAMAGLDFDGVREPEFDPAAIAQSDQVTAYIERLCDEMLKVWRKPPALPKQGERSGDWWVRTKDIYYDTDGISESQVESVLLCPDCSGTVKIETWSTVNPLSVGIEIPISACDRCAGIGRRLLEEAHLKGNYRYVQCIDRKAKRYTRYGF
- the sucD gene encoding succinate--CoA ligase subunit alpha, with translation MFLNEHQSKKLFAAAGIAVPAGDCLGPEDVDAYAPPFPGPWYVKAQVLTGGRGKAGGVLRADTPDALRATARTILGMTIKGHAVPFVRVEPATDIRKECYLSFMLSRQRREMLLTTSHRGGMEVEATADSRKPLVQRVPLDAGLREHHLRAAFFELGADPAGWAGFRDLAERLFRAVRDDGLLLAEINPLVFTGAGQWVALDGKVELDDNVVDLRADLQGYYTPEHHGAEENAARDAGLSYVGLSGWVGLLVNGAGLAMATMDLLNFSGLPAANFMDLGGAADGARMRRALDLLFANPQVRAVFINLFGGIVSCAGVARALMEALGTERAVQPIVMRMAGHESAEGRELLRAFAHPDVIIADEVADALDALRRLDEVNRAHRTAGTAPAVPPVAYPLADEAWPLPPAARKGYRRSGRRGVPWLGPDTRVLVQGITGKVAQRHVQLMQEYGTRIVAGVTPFKGGQSVLGVPVYDSVHEACRHHRIDASIIFVPAPFAPDAVMEAAAEEIPWAVCITEGIPQRAMLSALKNVPPSPTRVIGPNTPGIIVPGATKIGIMPGYVFTPGPVAIFSRSGTLTYEAAARLSAAGIGQSFCAGVGGDSFIGSDFISLFECIRDDDATEAVLVLGEVGGTAEEDLARWVTATGFAKPVLGFIAARTAPPGRRMGHAGAILDEATGGVDGKLQAMRDAGFAVCPDLASLPERVARALGRDAG
- the ipdC gene encoding indolepyruvate/phenylpyruvate decarboxylase — encoded protein: MNITEALLHALKERGAREVWGIPGDFALPYFKIIEQTGILPLVTLTHEPGLGFAADAAARIRRGLSVAAVTYGAGAINMLNAVAQAFAEKSPLVVVSGAPGTAERARGLLLHHQVKTVGSQFRMYQEVTCDQGILDDPATAPAIIERVLRNCLEHSRPVYLEIPRDMPAVACGPVAPHMPTPCDAEAVAACAAEVLARLRAASRPVLMVGVEVRRYGLEDRVAELADRLGVPVVTSFMGRGLLAGKACLQGTYMGVAGDAAITQAVEGSDGLLLLGVIMSDTNFGVSASHIDRRRLMHAEDRQVRMGFHTYHDIPLESLVDALLAALPEGGQACAVPAGLDGDGGALGRNVVYRRGFVADDAPVTPDDIAVLLNDFYDGVLNGPAVSAEPDPFPWPFGGRPLPWPLACDIGDCLFTALSVRPVPMVGPGYYASMGFGVPAGMGLQVTTGQRSLTLVGDGAFQMTGMELGNCARLGIDPVVVVFNNASWEMLRVFQPETSYSAINTLDFAAFADALGGHGYRVTTRRELAAAFASATTERGRFQLIDVRLEKGAISDTLANFVAGVKRVSGVK
- a CDS encoding 3'-5' exoribonuclease YhaM family protein translates to MEKRQTIRDIAANDEVSGLFLLGSATLQQSRNGPFWRLELRDASGSMEAKIWSPQSQAYPDLAAGQIVDVEGRSGTYRDKVEVTIGRLRVLDDAEQAGLDLGLFLPASPRPAQEMLDELIALCKAEFTHAPWRKFVLAVLRDEDIAPRLLAAPAAKSVHHAYVGGLVEHMLSVVGLALRIADHYPELDRQALLAGALFHDIGKVWELTGGLANDYSDEGRLLGHIHIGLERIEPHLRKSGLAPELVTHFKHLILSHHGEYEFGSPRRPKTAEAMALHYADNLDAKMAQFRGLFANHEEDATGWTPFQPTLGRFLYRPARSPEEPRPARKSSPAHKGGGKAGADGADDAAKAGPQSVQASLL
- a CDS encoding lactate utilization protein, with protein sequence MSKTATPPANPPANPVDTFWTIRLATTKEALEANNFEVSMAENLADAARIFLEDILPASGAKTVSFGGSMSIGKSGVPEALRAMDAIELLDTMNYKLPAAEMYELRRQALLVDLFLSSTNALTVDGKLVNLDMIGNRVGGINFGPRKVVLFVGRNKVVDSVDDGMRRIKEFSAPTNAIRLAKKTPCTKVAECMDCKSPDRICNVWTITEKAFPAKRIHVILINEDTGL